A window of the Halobacterium hubeiense genome harbors these coding sequences:
- a CDS encoding PaaI family thioesterase, with translation MTAFDADDVQAFIQSYVDDHGFLSFLDLSVERVADGEMALRIPYDEKLTNHGAGEGNVHGGIAATIIDTAGGLAVRTTLDEPVTAGVATIDLNVSYLRPARGDLVAEADVIRVGSTVGVAEVTVTCEDDEGERVEVAVGRGSFRVFE, from the coding sequence ATGACAGCCTTCGACGCCGATGACGTGCAGGCGTTCATCCAGTCGTACGTTGACGACCACGGCTTCCTCTCGTTTCTGGACCTCTCCGTGGAGCGCGTTGCGGACGGCGAGATGGCCCTGCGCATCCCCTACGACGAGAAGCTCACCAACCACGGTGCAGGCGAGGGGAACGTCCACGGCGGCATCGCCGCCACCATCATCGACACCGCCGGCGGGCTCGCCGTCCGCACGACCCTCGACGAACCGGTCACCGCGGGCGTCGCCACCATCGACCTGAACGTCTCGTACCTCCGGCCCGCACGCGGCGACCTCGTCGCGGAAGCGGACGTCATCCGCGTCGGTTCCACGGTCGGCGTTGCTGAGGTGACGGTCACCTGCGAGGACGACGAAGGAGAGCGTGTGGAAGTCGCAGTCGGCCGCGGGTCGTTCCGCGTCTTCGAGTAG